A window of Aquitalea denitrificans contains these coding sequences:
- the nosP gene encoding nitric oxide-sensing protein NosP gives MEKPQVLLGSTQQQDPLPAAAELFAQLYQPALSLVLLFISPAYDLTRLAPALQQHFGTALVVGCTTAGEIGCHGYQQGSISGVSFAEPDFFAVASRLDNLHAFELADAFEAVMTARHELARNSGKAIDRNSFALMLIDGLAACEERVASRLSSALGNIPLLGGSAGDNMRFENTAVLLDGRFHNQAAAFVMVASRHPFEMFKSEHAARSGERMVITEADVDSRLVTEINAEPAAVEYCRTLGLDPDQLDANTFAAHPLVLQVGGVPYVRSIQRVNSDLSLSFFCSVDEGVVLSGTQAQDLVASLDQTFARVRSQLGPLQVVLGCDCVLRRIMISNTDAQSRLSHLLVQNRVVGFNTYGEQFNAMHVNQTFTGIAIGYAADRAG, from the coding sequence ATGGAGAAGCCCCAGGTATTACTGGGCAGCACCCAGCAGCAGGATCCGCTGCCGGCGGCGGCTGAGCTGTTTGCTCAGCTGTATCAGCCAGCACTGTCACTGGTGCTGCTGTTCATTTCCCCGGCTTATGATCTGACCCGGCTGGCACCTGCTTTGCAGCAGCATTTTGGCACTGCGCTGGTGGTGGGATGTACCACGGCCGGTGAAATCGGCTGCCATGGTTATCAGCAAGGCAGCATCAGCGGCGTTAGCTTTGCCGAGCCGGATTTTTTTGCCGTGGCTTCCCGGCTGGATAATCTGCACGCTTTCGAGCTGGCCGACGCATTTGAAGCGGTGATGACGGCCAGGCACGAGCTGGCGCGCAACAGCGGCAAAGCCATCGACCGTAACAGCTTTGCGCTGATGCTGATAGACGGCCTGGCAGCCTGCGAGGAGCGGGTAGCCAGCCGCTTGTCATCTGCACTGGGGAATATCCCGCTGCTGGGGGGGTCTGCCGGTGACAATATGCGTTTCGAAAACACCGCCGTATTGCTGGATGGCCGGTTTCATAATCAGGCGGCTGCCTTTGTCATGGTGGCCAGCCGCCATCCCTTTGAAATGTTCAAGTCCGAACATGCCGCCCGCAGCGGCGAGCGCATGGTGATTACCGAAGCGGATGTCGACAGCCGGCTGGTAACGGAAATCAATGCCGAGCCGGCCGCGGTGGAATATTGCCGCACGCTGGGGCTGGACCCGGACCAGCTGGACGCCAATACCTTTGCCGCCCACCCGCTGGTGTTGCAAGTAGGCGGCGTGCCGTATGTGCGCTCCATCCAGCGCGTGAATTCCGACCTGTCGTTGTCCTTTTTCTGTAGCGTGGACGAGGGCGTGGTGCTGTCTGGTACGCAGGCGCAGGATCTGGTGGCCAGCCTGGATCAGACCTTTGCCCGCGTGCGCAGCCAGCTTGGCCCCTTGCAGGTGGTGCTGGGTTGTGACTGTGTACTGCGTCGCATCATGATCAGCAATACCGATGCGCAAAGCCGGCTGTCCCACCTGCTGGTACAGAACCGGGTTGTTGGCTTCAATAC